The Pseudofrankia sp. DC12 region GCGTCGATCCGCCGAGGCCAGGAGTGCTGGGTGCGGCTCGCCCAGGCCGTCGCCGCCCACCGCCTGGAACAGGCCAGGCAGCTGGCCGACGAGCTCGGCCGGATCGCCCGGGACGTTCCCGGCCCGGACGGCGCGGAGCTGGCCGCCGTCGCGGTGGAGATCGAGGAGCGCTACCAGCGAGCCGGCGAGCTGCTGGCCGCCGCGGCGCAAGCGGCACCGGCCGACCGCGCCGCACTGGCGCTCGCCGCACTGGAGCTGGTGGCGGACTCGGGCCAGGCCCGCGCCATGCTCGTCGAGAGCCTGCTGCCGCCCGGCGCGCTGGCCGTCCGGCGGGCCGCCGGCGCCGTCGAGGTCAGCTGGGACGCCTCCCCCACGCCCGGGGTCCGCTATCGCGTGCTGCGGATCGGCGCCGACGGTTCCAGCCGCGCGGTCGGCGTCACCGCGACGACCCGGATCGACGACGGCGGTGTGCCGGCCGCGGCTGCGATCCCGGGCTACGAGGTCCGCGCCGGCATCGGCGGGGTGTGGTCGCAGCCCGCGGTCTGGAGCGGACCGGCCGCGGAGGAGCTGGCCGCCGAGACGATCACCGAGCCGGCCGGCGGCGCGGCGGGCCAGCCGGCGGAAGCGGCCGACCCGGACGGCGAGCGCACCCGGCTGCTCACCCGGACACCGGCCGACGACCTGGCACCGGCCCGTGACCTCACGGTCGTCGCCGGCAAGCTCCAGTGGACCTGGCCGGACGGCTGCACCGAGATGATCGTCACCTGGCGGCCCGACGCGCCGCCGATCGCCGCCAACGACCCGGTCGCGGGATTCCGGAAGGTCACCAACACCCGCTACGAGCTAGACAACGGCCTCGCGCTCCCGTCCGCCCGCCCGCTGCACGTCGCGATCTTCGCCTGCCTGCGCGACCGCGTCGGCACGCTGATCGTCGCCTCGATCGCCGCCCCGCCCGCCCGCCGCCTGCTTGTTCCCCGCGACCGCCTCGGCTGACCCACGGCGGCGGCGAGATTGAACGCGTACGGCTGGGTCGACGACGGCCGCTCGGTGACAGTGTCCTTGTTGTGCGAGGTACACCGGCTGCTCATGAGCGGCACACCCGCCGAGGGCTCCGAGTCGGGGCGGATCCGGCAGACACAGGTCGCGATCGGAAGTCCGCACAACGGGATCGAGACCGCTCGCTTCATCCCGGTCGAGGGCGGGCCCGGCCAAACCACGGGCTACAGGCCGAGCAGCGGGTCCAGGCCTACGGTGAGGCCCGGGCGGGCGCCGACGTGCCGGACGGCGAGCAGGACACCGGGCATGAAGGACGTCCGGTCGAGCGAGTCGTGGCGGATGGTCAGGGTCTCGCCGGAGCCGCCGAGGAGGACCTCCTGGTGGGCGACCAGGCCACCGAGGCGGACCGCGTGCACGGGGACGCCGTCGACGGTCGCGCCGCGGGCTCCGTCCAGGGACGTGGTGGTGGCGTCCGGGCCAGCCGCGTCCAGGCCGGCCTCGCGGCGGGCTGCGGCGACGAGCTGGGCGGTGCGCCTCGCGGTGCCGCTCGGCGCGTCGACCTTGTTCGGGTGGTGCAGCTCGACGATCTCGACCGACTCGAAGTACGGGGCCGCCTGGGCGGCGAACCGCATCATCAGGACCGCGGCGATGCCGAAGTTGGGCGCGACGAGCACGCCGACCTCGGGAGAGGCCGCGAGCCAGCCTCGTACCTGGGCCAGGCGCTCGTCGTCGAAGCCGGTGGTGCCGACGACGGCGTGCAGGCCGTTCTCGACGCACCAGCGCACGTTGTCCATGACGGCGGACGGGCTGGTGAAGTCGACGACCACCTCGGCCTTGGTGAGGGCCGACCGGTCGTCACCGGCGTCGATGGCCGCCACCAGCGCCAGGTCGTCGGCCGCCTCGACGGCCGCGCGGACGGTCGCGCCCATCCGGCCCCGCGACCCGAGCACACCAACGTTGATCATGAAAAGGAACCACCCATCAGCTCGGCGGACACGCCCACGGACCGGCTGCGCTCTGTCAGGTTAGTGCGGCGCCACGTGGGTACGGGCCAGGTCGGCTCGGACCGGTCCGGAACCAGCCGAGGCCCTTCCCCGGCGGGGAAGGGCCTCGGTGGGCGGACCGGTCAGGAGACCAGGGCCGCGAAGTCGCCGTCGTTCTTGAACGGCCCGATGACGCCGAGGCCCCAGGGCTGCGCGACGAGCTCGCCGGCGATCGCCTGGACCTCGGTGAGGGTCACCGCGTCGACCCTGGCGAGCACCTCGTCGACGGAGAGCAGCTCGCCGTGGACCAGCTCGCCCTTGCCGAGGCGGCTCATCCGGGAGCCGGTGTCCTCCAGGCCGAGGACGAGCGAGCCGCGGGTCTGGCCGCGGGCCCGGTCAAGCTCCTCCTGGGTGATCCCCCGCTCGGCGATCTGGCGGACCTCGTCGCGGCAGATCTCCAGCACCTCGCGGGCCCGCTTGGGCGCGCAGCCTGCGTACAGGCCGAACAGGCCCGCGTCCGCGAAGTGCGTGGCGAACGAGTAGACCGAGTACGCCAGGCCGCGTCTCTCCCGGACCTCCTGGAACAGCCGGGAGCTCATGCCGCCGCCGAGGGCCGTCGAGAGCAGGCCCAGCGCGAACCGGCGCGGGTCACGTCGGGACATGCCCGCGGTGCCGAGCACGACGTTGGCCTGCTCGGTCGGCCGGCGCGAGACGAGCAGCCCCGGCTTGCCCGGGTAGCCGTAGGCGCCGCCGCGTGGCCCGGCGGAGTCGGCCGGACCGGCCAGCCGGTCGGCGAAGGCCTCCGCGACCATCGCCAGTGCCCGGTCGTGGTCGATATTGCCCGCGACCGCGACCACCAGCGCCGGCGCGGTGTAGCGCCCCCGGTAGTAGTCGGCGATCGTGTCCCGGCTGAGCGACTCGATCGAGTCGATCGTGCCGAGAACCGGGCGGCCCAGCGACGACGAGCCGAGGACGGCCTCGGCGAAGACGTCGTGCACGACGTCTCCGGGGTCGTCCTCGTGCATGGCGATCTCCTCGAGGATCACGCCCCGTTCGGCCTCGACGTCGGCCGCGGTGATGAGCGAGTTCGCCACCATGTCGCAGACGACGTCGATCGCCATCGGCAGGTCCTCGTCCAGGACCCGCGCGTAGTAGCAGGTGTACTCCTTCGCGGTGAACGCGTTGAGATCACCGCCGACGGCCTCGACGGACGCGCTGATGGTCAGCGCGTCGCGGCTCGGCGTCCCCTTGAACAGCAGGTGCTCCAGGAAGTGCGAGCAGCCCGCCGTCGCCGGGTCCTCGTCCCGCGAGCCGACGCCGGCCCAGACGCCGATGGCGGCCGACCGCACGCCGGGCACCTGCTCGGTCAGCACCCGCAGGCCGCCGGGCAGGACCGTGCGCCGCGCACTCCCGCCGAGCAGCTGTTCGGTCGGGCGCCCCGCGAGCAGTGCGGCCGTCCGGGCCGACGGCGTCTGGGTCTCGTCGAGTTGTGTCATGTGCGTGTCAGGCGCCCGCGACGGCGGCGGCTTCCTCCGCCGGCGAAAGGCTGATCTTGCCACGGCTGTCGATCTCGGTGATCTCGACCTGCAGCTTCTGGCCGACGTTGAGCACGTCCTCGACCTTCTCGACCCGCTTGCCGCCGGAGAGCTGCTTGAGCTTGCTGACGTGCAGCAGCCCGTCCTTGCCCGGGGTGAGCGAGACGAAGGCGCCGAAGTTCGTGATCTTCACGATCGTGCCCAGGTACCGCTCGCCGACCTCCGGCATCTGCGGGTTGGCGATCGCGTTGATCGCCGAGCGCGCCGTCTCCGCGGAGACGCCGTCGGCCGCGCCGATGTAGATCGTGCCGTCGTCCTCGACGGTGATCTCGGCGCCGCTGTCGGCCTGGATCTGGTTGATCATCTTGCCCTTCGGGCCGATGACCTCGCCGATCTTGTCCACCGGGATCTTGACGGAGATGACCCGCGGCGCGTGCTGCGACATCTCGTCCGGTCCCTCGATGGCCTCGGCCATGACGTCGAGGATCGCGAGCCGGGCCGCGCGGGCCTGCTGCAGCGCGGCGGCCAGCACGTTCGCCGGGATGCCGTCGAGCTTGGTGTCCAGCTGCAGCGCGGTGACGAAGTCCCGGGTGCCGGCGACCTTGAAGTCCATGTCGCCGTAGGCGTCCTCGGCCCCGAGGATGTCGGTCAGCGTGACGAACGCGTCGCCCTCGCGGATCAGGCCCATCGCGATGCCGGCGACCGGCGCCCGCAGCGGCACACCGGCGTTCAGCAGCGACAGCGTGCTCGCGCACACGGAGCCCATCGAGGTCGAGCCGTTGGAGCTGAGGGCCTCGGAGACCTGCCGGATCGCGTAGGGGAACTCCTCGCGGCTCGGCAGCACCGGCAGCAGCGCCCGCTCGGCGAGCGCGCCGTGGCCGATCTCGCGGCGCTTCGGCGAGCCGACCCGGCCGGTCTCACCGGTCGAGTACGGCGGGAAGTTGTAGTTGTGCATGTAGCGCTTGGTGCGGTCCGGGTTGAGCGTGTCGATGGTCTGCTCGAGGCGCAGCATCGCCAGCGTCGTGACGCCCAGGATCTGGGTCTCGCCACGCTCGAACAGCGCGGAGCCGTGCACCCGCGGCACGTAGTCCACCTCGGCGGACAGCGCGCGGATCTCGGTGGTCGCGCGGCCGTCGATGCGCAGGCCGTCCTCGACGACCCGCTTGCGGACCAGCTTCTTGGTCAGCGCGCGGTAGGCGGCGCCGATCTCCTTGTCGCGGCCGTCGAACTGCGAGCCGACCTTCTCGACCGCCAGGGCCTTGACCCGGTCGAGCTCGGTCTCGCGCTCCTGCTTGCCGGCGATCCGCAGCGCGGCGGCCAGCTCGTCGCCGACCGCACTGGTCAGCACGTCGAGCACGTCGTCGGTGTAGTCCAGGAACACGGGGTACTCGCGGACCGGCTTGGCCGCGGCGGCGGCCAGCTCCCGCTGGGCCCGGCACAGCTCGCGGATCGCGGGCTTCGCGGCCTCCAAGCCTGCGGCGACGACGTCCTCGGTCGGCGCCGGGGCGCCGTCGGCGAGCAGTGCCACGGTGCCCGGCGTCGCCTCCGCCTCGACCATCATGATCGCGACGTCGGAGTCGTCCTCCAGCACACGGCCGGCGACGACCATGTCGAAGGTCGCGCGGGCGAGCTCGGCGTGGGTCGGGAACGCGACCCACTGGCCGTCGACGTAGCCGACACGGGTCGCGCCGACCGGGCCGGTGAACGGCAGGCCGGCGAGCAGCGTCGACGCGCTGGCCGCGTTGATCGCGACCACGTCGTAGAGCGTCTCCGGGTCGAGTGCGAGCACCGTCGCGACGACCTGGATCTCGTTGCGCAGGCCCTTGGTGAACGACGGGCGCAGCGGCCGGTCGATCAGCCGGCAGGTCAGGATCGCGTCCTCGCTCGGCCGGCCCTCGCGGCGGAAGAACGAGCCGGGGATGCGCCCGGCCGCGTACATCCGCTCCTCGACGTCGACCGTCAGCGGGAAGAAGTCCAGGTTGTCCTTGGGGTTCTTGCTGGCCGTCGTCGCGGACAGCACCATCGTGTCACCCAGGTAGGCGACCACGGAGCCGGCGGCCTGCTTGGCCAGCCGGCCGGTCTCGAACCGGATCGTCCGGGTGCCTAGCGGGGTGGTGACGACCGCCTCGGTCGCCGTTGTCGAGTCATCCACTTCTTTGGACCTCCATCCTCTTCGCCTGGCCGGGGCCGTCTGGCGAAGGGGTGCCGGTGCTCAGTCGTGGCCCTCGGCCGGCCCCACCAGGGCGGGGCCTCCGGGGGCCACGACCGAGGACCGGCGGCTCGCGCCACCACGGACCCGGTCAGGTCCTCCGCCGCCCCGGGGTCTCGTCTCGCCCGACGCGGTTCTGCACTTCTCGTTCTCGTACCTTGCGCCCGCCTGCCGGCCTCCTGAACCGCCGGCTGCCGGCCCTCGGACCACCGGCCCGAGAACCCGCGACCCGCGGATCGCCGCGGGTCCGGGGGTCGCCCCCCCCGGGGCCAGCATCACGGGCTACCGGGAAGCCGCCCGTCAGGGCGGCGACCAGGATCAGCCGCCTCGCGACCAGGATCAGCCGCCTCGCGACCAGGATCAGCCGCCTCGCGACCAGGATCAGCCGCCTCGCGACCAGGATCAGCCGCCTCGACCCGATATGCGGCAGAGGGAGCGGCCCCAAGGACCGCTCCCTCTGGTCGTTACCGGCGAAGGCCGAGTCTTTCGATCAGGGCCCGGTACCGGCCGATGTCCGTCTTCTGCAGGTAGTTCAGCAGCCGGCGGCGCCGACCGACCAGCAGCAGCAGGCCGCGACGGCTGTGGTGGTCGTGCTTGTGCACCTTCAGGTGCTCGGTCAGGTCGCTGATCCGCCGGGTCAGCATCGCCACCTGCACCTCAGGGGAGCCGGTGTCGTGCTCGACCGTGGCGTAATCGGACATGATCTTCTGCTTCACGTCGCTGGAAAGCGGCACGATCCACCTCTTCATCTCTCGTACGGGGGGCGCGCCCGGGGTCTTCGTCACCCAGGCAGTCCGACTGTCCACACCGCGCCTTGATCAAAATCTCTCTTGATCAGATCTCGCCGTTTCTCGGGCCACCCACGTCTCAACGGCGATCCGTCTCAACGGCGATCCGTCTCAACGGCGATCCGTCTCAACGGCGATCCGTCTCAACGGCGATCCGTCTCAGAAGCGATTCGTCTCAAAATCGATACATCTCAGCAGCGATCCGAACACACCTCACCCGTCTTCACTCCGCAGCCTATCAACTGCGGGGAACCGAGCAGCTACGGCGGTCGGCCGTCCGCCCGTGCGGCGCCCACCAGCCGCTCCCGCCGGCCGCCGGCGGCGCGGGTCAGGTGGGGATGGTGGCGGTGCGGGTCGCCTCGACGTCGAGGGTCATCTGGCTGACGAGTTCTTCAACTGAGTTGAATTTAAGGGTCGGGCGCAGCAGGGCGACGAACTCGAAGGCCATGTACTCGCCATACAGGTCGCCGTCGAAGTCCAGCAGGAACGCCTCCACCCGACGCTCCCGGCCGGCGAAGGTCGGGTTCGTCCCGATCGAGATCGCGGCCGGCTGACGACGGCCCGACCAGCAGGCGTAACCCGCGTAGACGCCGTCGGCCGGGATCGCCGCCCATGGGGTGACCTGCAGGTTCGCGGTGGGGAAGCCGATGGTGCGGCCGCGCGCGTCGCCGTGCACCACGACCCCCTCGACCCGGTGCAGCCGGCCCAGGCCCTGCGCCGCGCCGGCGACGTCACCCTCGGCGACCTGGGCGCGGATGTGGGTGGAGCTGACGACCGGGGTCGCGTCAGGGCCGGTCAGCTCGTCCTCGCGCAGCAACGGGACGCCGTCGACCTCGAACCCGTGCTGCGCGCCGGAGCGGACCAGGGTGTCGATCTTGCCAAGGGCCCGGTGGCCGTAGCTGAAGTTCTGCCCGACCACGACCACCCGGGCCTGCAGCGTCTCGACCAGGATCTTGGCGACGAACTCCTCCGCCGGAATCTCGCTGAACTCCAGGGTGAACGGCTGCACGCACAGGGCATCGACGCCGTTCGCCGCGAGCAGCTCGGTCTTGAACGGCAGCGTCGTCAGCAGCGCGGGATGGCTGCCGGGGCGCAGCACCTCGCCCGGGTGCGGATCGAAGGTCAGCACCAGCGACGGCAGGCCTAGCGCCTGCGCCCGCGCGACGGCCCGACCGATGATCTTCCGATGGCCCACATGGACGCCGTCAAAAAAACCGATCGTGACGACGCCACCACGCCAGTCGACTGGTGTGTTGTCCAGCCCTCGCCACCAACGCACGTGCCGAGCCTAGGGCATGGCGGGCGCGGTCCTTCGCGGGTGCGGCGAACAACATGATCCACAACCGGATCCGCGACCGGAGCTCCCCGCCGGCCGGGCCGCCGACGCGTGGACGCCCTTAGCCACCGGATGACGCCGTGCTCGGGCCCGGTCGGCCCGCGGGGCTCCCCGGGGCACACAGCAGC contains the following coding sequences:
- the dapB gene encoding 4-hydroxy-tetrahydrodipicolinate reductase yields the protein MINVGVLGSRGRMGATVRAAVEAADDLALVAAIDAGDDRSALTKAEVVVDFTSPSAVMDNVRWCVENGLHAVVGTTGFDDERLAQVRGWLAASPEVGVLVAPNFGIAAVLMMRFAAQAAPYFESVEIVELHHPNKVDAPSGTARRTAQLVAAARREAGLDAAGPDATTTSLDGARGATVDGVPVHAVRLGGLVAHQEVLLGGSGETLTIRHDSLDRTSFMPGVLLAVRHVGARPGLTVGLDPLLGL
- a CDS encoding pitrilysin family protein; the encoded protein is MTQLDETQTPSARTAALLAGRPTEQLLGGSARRTVLPGGLRVLTEQVPGVRSAAIGVWAGVGSRDEDPATAGCSHFLEHLLFKGTPSRDALTISASVEAVGGDLNAFTAKEYTCYYARVLDEDLPMAIDVVCDMVANSLITAADVEAERGVILEEIAMHEDDPGDVVHDVFAEAVLGSSSLGRPVLGTIDSIESLSRDTIADYYRGRYTAPALVVAVAGNIDHDRALAMVAEAFADRLAGPADSAGPRGGAYGYPGKPGLLVSRRPTEQANVVLGTAGMSRRDPRRFALGLLSTALGGGMSSRLFQEVRERRGLAYSVYSFATHFADAGLFGLYAGCAPKRAREVLEICRDEVRQIAERGITQEELDRARGQTRGSLVLGLEDTGSRMSRLGKGELVHGELLSVDEVLARVDAVTLTEVQAIAGELVAQPWGLGVIGPFKNDGDFAALVS
- a CDS encoding polyribonucleotide nucleotidyltransferase, translating into MDDSTTATEAVVTTPLGTRTIRFETGRLAKQAAGSVVAYLGDTMVLSATTASKNPKDNLDFFPLTVDVEERMYAAGRIPGSFFRREGRPSEDAILTCRLIDRPLRPSFTKGLRNEIQVVATVLALDPETLYDVVAINAASASTLLAGLPFTGPVGATRVGYVDGQWVAFPTHAELARATFDMVVAGRVLEDDSDVAIMMVEAEATPGTVALLADGAPAPTEDVVAAGLEAAKPAIRELCRAQRELAAAAAKPVREYPVFLDYTDDVLDVLTSAVGDELAAALRIAGKQERETELDRVKALAVEKVGSQFDGRDKEIGAAYRALTKKLVRKRVVEDGLRIDGRATTEIRALSAEVDYVPRVHGSALFERGETQILGVTTLAMLRLEQTIDTLNPDRTKRYMHNYNFPPYSTGETGRVGSPKRREIGHGALAERALLPVLPSREEFPYAIRQVSEALSSNGSTSMGSVCASTLSLLNAGVPLRAPVAGIAMGLIREGDAFVTLTDILGAEDAYGDMDFKVAGTRDFVTALQLDTKLDGIPANVLAAALQQARAARLAILDVMAEAIEGPDEMSQHAPRVISVKIPVDKIGEVIGPKGKMINQIQADSGAEITVEDDGTIYIGAADGVSAETARSAINAIANPQMPEVGERYLGTIVKITNFGAFVSLTPGKDGLLHVSKLKQLSGGKRVEKVEDVLNVGQKLQVEITEIDSRGKISLSPAEEAAAVAGA
- the rpsO gene encoding 30S ribosomal protein S15; translation: MPLSSDVKQKIMSDYATVEHDTGSPEVQVAMLTRRISDLTEHLKVHKHDHHSRRGLLLLVGRRRRLLNYLQKTDIGRYRALIERLGLRR
- a CDS encoding bifunctional riboflavin kinase/FAD synthetase; this encodes MRWWRGLDNTPVDWRGGVVTIGFFDGVHVGHRKIIGRAVARAQALGLPSLVLTFDPHPGEVLRPGSHPALLTTLPFKTELLAANGVDALCVQPFTLEFSEIPAEEFVAKILVETLQARVVVVGQNFSYGHRALGKIDTLVRSGAQHGFEVDGVPLLREDELTGPDATPVVSSTHIRAQVAEGDVAGAAQGLGRLHRVEGVVVHGDARGRTIGFPTANLQVTPWAAIPADGVYAGYACWSGRRQPAAISIGTNPTFAGRERRVEAFLLDFDGDLYGEYMAFEFVALLRPTLKFNSVEELVSQMTLDVEATRTATIPT